Proteins encoded by one window of Yamadazyma tenuis chromosome 2, complete sequence:
- the ISU1 gene encoding iron-binding protein (COG:C; EggNog:ENOG503P2QP) — MFSRSLLKTTTAAVARSSGGAYGLSAAAAGVSASRFAARLPQFTVPSSTRFYHDNVLDHYNNPRNVGTLNKNDADVGTGLVGAPACGDVMRLQIKVDEETGIIEDVKFKTFGCGSAIASSSYVTELIKGKSLDEALKIKNTAIAKELSLPPVKLHCSMLAEDAIKSAVKDYRSKRTAVKPTLGPDAVAAPVSA; from the coding sequence AtgttttcaagatcattaTTAAAAACCACCACGGCCGCCGTGGCCAGATCCTCCGGAGGTGCCTATGGGCTCAGTGCCGCTGCCGCCGGTGTTAGCGCCAGCAGATTCGCCGCACGCCTCCCCCAATTTACTGTTCCTTCCTCCACCCGATTCTACCATGATAACGTGCTTGATCACTACAATAACCCCCGTAACGTCGGaaccttgaacaaaaacGACGCCGACGTGGGAACCGGGTTGGTGGGTGCGCCTGCTTGTGGAGATGTCATGAGGTTACAAATCAAGGTTGACGAAGAAACCGGAATTATCGAAgatgtcaagttcaagacGTTTGGGTGTGGTTCTGCCATTGCTTCGTCGTCATACGTGACtgagttgatcaagggGAAGTCTCTCGATGAGGctttgaagatcaagaacaCCGCCATTGCAAAGGAGTTGAGTTTACCCCCTGTTAAGTTACATTGTTCTATGTTGGCAGAAGATGCCATTAAGTCGGCTGTTAAGGATTATAGGAGCAAGAGAACGGCCGTCAAGCCCACCTTGGGTCCTGATGCCGTGGCCGCCCCGGTGTCCGCTTAG
- the GOS1 gene encoding protein transport protein gos1 (COG:U; BUSCO:EOG09265AL8; EggNog:ENOG503NV2S), producing the protein MSTFTQIRNQILVLEKQTDSWLTKYSAYEKNLSIKEDVDQESNITAQLHNGFARREELIDKLNRINEFENLSTSKLQQLTRHKEILIDHKQIFARLAGSIQEIKNKNNLLFSIRSDLNSHKQRSDQRASAQDVDAHDYILDESVRVGGFNDIANNLLASAYRTRDELMSQRGYLNSAQSRMSNTLQRVPGIGTLISRINTRRRRDTFILATVIAACILLLFFV; encoded by the coding sequence ATGTCTACGTTTACCCAGATCCGAAACCAGATCCTTGTGCTTGAGAAGCAAACAGACCTGTGGCTCACCAAGTACTCGGCGTACGAGAAGAACCTTctgatcaaagaagatgttgaCCAAGAGTCCAACATCACCGCCCAATTGCATAATGGGTTCGCCCGCCGGGAGGAGTTGATTGATAAGTTGAACCGTATAAAcgagtttgaaaacttgtCGACGTCCAAACTACAACAGTTGACAAGACACAAGGAAATCTTGATTGATCACAAGCAAATTTTTGCCCGGTTGGCGGGTTCCAtccaagaaatcaaaaataagaacaacttgttaTTTTCCATTCGATCCGACTTGAACAGCCACAAGCAACGGTCTGACCAGCGAGCCAGTGCCCAGGATGTTGATGCCCACGACTATATTTTGGACGAGTCGGTTCGAGTGGGTGGGTTCAATGATATTGCcaataacttgttggcAAGTGCCTACCGCACTCGAGACGAGTTGATGAGCCAAAGAGGGTACCTTAACAGCGCTCAACTGCGGATGTCCAACACGCTTCAGCGAGTGCCAGGAATTGGGacattgatatcaagaatcaacactcgaagaagaagagacaCGTTTATCTTGGCTACGGTGATTGCCGCGTGCATTTTGCTCTTGTTCTTCGTGTAA
- the STE18 gene encoding Guanine nucleotide-binding protein subunit gamma (COG:J; EggNog:ENOG503P6WM): MEDDLRSKIQQIKLQRIQELNLKLKESLLRPRVPTSEASLSIINYTLQIPDYLIPIMWSLSPEQNRFQRFQIHQNTHKSASTTSGCCVIM, encoded by the exons ATGGAAGACGACCTCAGATCCAAGATCCAGCAGATCAAGTTGCAGCGCATCCAAGAACttaacttgaagttgaaagaaagtCTTCTCAGACCGCGTGTGCCCACCTCCGAAGCCTCGCTCTC CATCATCAACTACACGCTCCAAATCCCTGACTACTTGATCCCCATCATGTGGAGCCTTTCTCCCGAACAAAACCGATTCCAACGGTTTCAAATCCATCAAAATACTCACAAACTGGCCTCCACCACCCTGGGGTGCTGCGTTATCATGTAA
- a CDS encoding FAD-linked sulfhydryl oxidase (EggNog:ENOG503P480; COG:O) — protein MTKHFRRPLTLTVTMLVVIALIYTISGSNDTVEGVTPINLDKTPDQFHLNNQDAIANVNLHSGYSEESILVDDKEFSTNEQGEVTSEMASVPESQLQVQVIPESQPMFGEITEQPFMPKMANETLKAQLGNAAWRLLHTILARYPEKPSKQEQTTLLQYIHLFGQVYPCGDCARHFQGLLKKYPPQVTNRKTAAIWGCHVHNKVNERLGKPEFDCTTILEDYDCGCGSDEQEIDVTLGGQSVNNLHEVHIEEEEEQFGG, from the coding sequence ATGACAAAACACTTTAGGAGACCGTTGACCCTCACGGTGACGATGTTGGTCGTCATCGCATTGATATATACCATCTCCGGTAGCAATGATACCGTCGAAGGTGTCACCCCCATCAACTTAGACAAGACCCCCGACCAATTCCATTTGAACAACCAGGACGCTATTGCCAATGTCAATTTACACAGCGGTTACTCGGAAGAGAGTATTTTGGTTGACGACAAGGAATTCTCCACGAACGAGCAAGGCGAAGTCACCTCCGAAATGGCCTCAGTACCAGAGTCCCAGCTTCAGGTACAAGTGATTCCTGAGTCCCAGCCCATGTTTGGGGAAATCACTGAACAGCCATTTATGCCCAAGATGGCTAACGAGACGTTGAAAGCACAACTCGGAAACGCAGCGTGGCGCTTGCTCCATACGATCTTGGCCCGTTATCCCGAGAAGCCGTCGAAGCAAGAACAGACCACCTTATTGCAGTATATTCATTTGTTTGGACAAGTGTATCCTTGTGGAGACTGTGCTCGACACTTCCAAGGCCTTTTGAAAAAGTATCCTCCACAGGTGACTAACCGTAAGACAGCTGCGATCTGGGGGTGCCATGTCCACAACAAGGTGAACGAGAGATTGGGTAAGCCGGAGTTTGATTGTACGACGATTTTGGAGGACTACGACTGTGGGTGTGGTAGCGATGAGCAGGAAATCGACGTGACGTTAGGTGGCCAGTCGGTCAACAACTTGCACGAGGTGCACATcgaagaggaggaagagcAATTTGGGGGTTAG
- a CDS encoding uncharacterized protein (COG:S; EggNog:ENOG503P7C4): MKLFLAACVYFTVAIATTSQIAVYHLNDLSKPSLIPYVSSEEALMYLSDKLDLNVFKLSDYNKHETIEFIEQQNEINPPNDRPTLVVSLSGVELSEQPSFKISNPNKFWNQYHQMIKSATKAVPVTEEISVVASDASTVSGLKDHFKYFDVKLQSIWSNFKQNIFSNDINYVNDKFFITEISQLVHLNDHTFGPHDVVLVQLNSLHSMSGKIGQDSQTYQSSENILNSLLKLSQFDILVIDNAVPAPLQLAKRNQQLQKVFRDATLQTNGCFDKEETCQVQTSNCNSHGLCTKVSTGCWSCACSATFNQTLSKTTNWSGFDCSKRDISTTANLLLWSSLALLVMFVYGVKLLVSVGNEPLPPVLDTTQ; encoded by the coding sequence ATGAAATTATTCTTAGCTGCTTGCGTATACTTCACGGTGGCCATTGCCACCACGTCGCAAATCGCCGTCTACCACCTCAATGACTTATCCAAGCCATCACTAATTCCCTATGTGTCGTCCGAGGAGGCCTTGATGTATTTGAGCGATAAGCTTGACCTCAATGTGTTTAAGTTAAGTGACTACAACAAGCATGAAACCATCGAGTTCATCGAACAACAAAACGAAATCAACCCGCCAAATGACAGGCCTACGTTGGTGGTGTCACTTAGTGGCGTCGAGTTGTCGGAACAGCcttctttcaaaatttccaaccccaacaagTTCTGGAATCAGTACCACCAGATGATCAAGTCGGCCACCAAGGCGGTACCGGTAACAGAGGAAATCAGCGTAGTGGCCAGTGACGCCAGCACTGTCAGTGGCTTGAAAGACCACTTTAAGTACTTTGATGTGAAGCTCCAGTCGATTTGGAGCAACTTCAAACAGAacatcttctccaatgaTATCAACTACGTCAACGAcaagttcttcatcaccGAAATCAGCCAGTTGGTCCATTTGAATGACCACACCTTCGGCCCTCACGACGTGGTGTTAGTGCAGTTGAACTCACTTCACTCGATGTCTGGTAAAATCGGACAAGACAGCCAGACGTACCAATCGAGTGAAAACATTTTGAActcgttgttgaagttgtcacAGTTCGATATTCTCGTCATTGACAATGCGGTACCAGCCCCATTGCAGTTGGCTAAGAGAAACCaacagttgcaaaaggtGTTTAGAGATGCTACTCTTCAAACTAACGGATGTTTCGATAAGGAAGAAACTTGCCAGGTGCAGACATCCAACTGCAACTCGCACGGTCTTTGCACCAAGGTGTCCACAGGATGCTGGTCATGTGCGTGCTCCGCGACCTTCAACCAGACGTTGTCGAAAACCACCAACTGGTCGGGCTTTGACTGCTCAAAGAGAGacatttccaccaccgccaactTATTGTTATGGTCGTCATTGGCCctcttggtgatgtttgTGTACGGGGTCAAATTGTTGGTCTCTGTCGGGAACGAACCCTTGCCTCCTGTGTTGGACACCACTCAATAA
- a CDS encoding uncharacterized protein (EggNog:ENOG503PXUA) produces the protein MNTSIIISELSRQDFIKTNHPMSLVDQIKLEILNIDYQGDEDYYLNKISTWSNLPFLSRVIIILKDEESSKQLYHYINSEIRSKYHLDPGVKVTLQENLLQRSKSFDGSTADDDSLSVNMLKRFKAAHSSETAKYQEPKPQIFDVFSMHRLGLHPQEADAEAVTASDGSSMARSRSMTRTLFKPPLSIETNLHCQSSMPSPTITLDETN, from the coding sequence ATGAACACCTCCATTATCATCTCCGAACTCTCCCGACAGGACTTTATAAAAACCAACCATCCCATGTCCCTCGTGGATCAAATCAAATTGGAGATCTTAAACATAGATTACCAGGGAGATGAAGACTACtatttgaacaaaataTCCACCTGGTCCAACTTGCCGTTTTTAAGCCgagtcatcatcattctCAAGGATGAAGAGTCGAGCAAACAGCTCTATCACTATATCAACCTGGAGATTCGTTCCAAATATCACCTCGACCCCGGAGTCAAAGTGACCCTCCAGGAGAACCTACTACAACGATCCAAAAGTTTTGACGGTAGTACGGCCGATGACGACTCGCTTTCGGTCAACATGTTAAAGCGGTTCAAGGCAGCCCATCTGTCGGAGACGGCCAAGTACCAGGAACCCAAACCCCAGAtttttgatgttttctCCATGCATAGGCTTGGGTTGCACCCACAGGAGGCCGATGCCGAGGCTGTCACTGCTAGTGATGGCAGCAGCATGGCCCGGTCCCGGTCTATGACCAGGACCCTTTTCAAGCCCCCATTGTCGATAGAGACGAATCTCCATTGTCAGAGCTCGATGCCCTCACCTACCATCACGTTGGACGAGACGAACTAA
- the CLB4 gene encoding B-type cyclin (EggNog:ENOG503NWN7; COG:D), translating into MNSFRPDKHRKVLNDLTLNENTKSYERYDKKPKLFKDHVNTASTSSLLEDKEIEVDHTQIVSELETQLLPYSNEFHMDGPIHQYGENDPQQDDDDDIEGPDYVPEFDDDIDLSELEDIDDEAEDADEDENSNEPDQENIPPPADVGVSQADASFSKHVAMEPLWNKAIFGELEVIMKKYSSKTLDENDEDTYDVTMVAEYSPEIFNYLHQLEYKLVPDPNYMDKQDELKWEMRSVLIDWVVQVHSRFNLLPETLYLTVNYIDRFLSKRKVSLSRFQLVGAVALFIAAKYEEINCPTIQEVAYMADNAYSIDDFLKAERFMIDVLEFDMGWPGPMSFLRRTSKADDYDYETRTLAKYLLEITVMDSRFVASQPSWLAAGAHYLSRKLLNRGGWSELHVFYSGYTEDQLKPLAAVLLRICENAETNHKAIFDKYQERKYRRSSTFVQECLESMRH; encoded by the coding sequence ATGAACTCGTTTAGACCCGACAAACACCGTAAGGTGTTGAATGACTTGACCCTTAATGAAAACACAAAGTCCTATGAACGGTACGACAAAAAACCAAAGTTATTCAAAGACCATGTAAATACCGCCAGTACCTCGTCCTTGCTCGAAGACAAGGAAATCGAAGTTGACCATACCCAGATTGTTTCTGAGTTGGAAACCCAGCTATTACCATACTCTAACGAATTCCACATGGATGGCCCCATTCATCAATATGGTGAAAACGACCCCCAACaagacgacgacgacgatATCGAGGGCCCCGACTACGTGCCGGAGTTCGACGATGATATCGATCTTTCTGAGCTTGAAGACATAGACGACGAAGCGGAAGATgctgatgaagatgaaaataGTAACGAACCAGACCAAGAAAAcataccaccaccagccGACGTAGGTGTTTCACAAGCAGATGCTAGTTTCTCCAAACATGTGGCCATGGAGCCGCTATGGAACAAGGCCATTTTCGGCGAGTTGGAGGTAATCATGAAGAAGTACTCTTCTAAAACCCTAGACGAAAATGATGAGGACACTTATGATGTTACGATGGTAGCAGAGTATAGCCctgaaatcttcaactaCTTACACCAGTTGGAGTACAAGCTTGTGCCCGATCCCAACTATATGGATAAGCAAGACGAGTTGAAATGGGAAATGCGAAGTGTATTGATCGACTGGGTGGTGCAAGTCCACTCACGGTTCAACTTATTGCCTGAAACCTTGTACTTGACTGTTAACTACATCGACCGGTTCTTGAGTAAGCGCAAAGTCTCCTTATCCAGATTCCAGTTGGTGGGAGCCGTTGCATTATTTATTGCTGCCAAATACGAGGAAATCAACTGTCCTACCATCCAAGAAGTGGCATACATGGCCGACAATGCGTATTCCATCGAcgacttcttgaaggcCGAACGCTTCATGATCGACGTGTTGGAGTTCGATATGGGCTGGCCAGGTCCTATGTCATTTTTAAGAAGAACCTCAAAAGCTGACGACTATGATTATGAGACCAGAACCTTGGCCAAATACTTGTTGGAAATCACGGTGATGGACTCTCGCTTTGTGGCATCCCAGCCCAGCTGGTTGGCGGCGGGGGCCCACTATTTATCGAGAAAGCTACTTAATAGGGGCGGTTGGAGTGAACTTCACGTTTTTTACTCTGGCTATACCGAAGACCAATTGAAGCCTTTGGCGGCGGTGTTATTGCGAATCTGCGAGAACGCCGAGACCAACCATAAGGCCATCTTCGACAAATATCAGGAAAGAAAGTATAGAAGAAGTTCCACTTTTGTGCAAGAATGCTTGGAGTCCATGAGACATTGA
- the MAM33_1 gene encoding ribosomal P1 beta domain-containing protein (BUSCO:EOG0926577T; COG:C; EggNog:ENOG503P2ZN): MLSRLSRTSRLPVRSVLGSRTLAPTFRSSPILAMRYYSSPDKELKQILKEEIDIVKQIPNELDNSFKDFLIDNKVEVTAVDGSSNVELTKHLANGEILKVFFDIDEVTDIPVDELANEEGEVKEVDFDESISNVDSLLCSIKVLVAKPTGEGLFLNLFLQSSESAFLVDFITHKPDASKFLEEARKGDFLDKVQYQGPRFSELDESIQIGFENYLESIGVNHELADFILSFSELKEENEYRQWLARVSSFF, from the coding sequence ATGCTTTCCAGATTATCCAGAACATCCAGATTACCCGTGAGATCAGTTCTCGGGTCTAGAACCTTGGCCCCCACCTTTCGTTCAAGCCCAATACTTGCGATGAGATATTACTCGTCACCAgacaaggaattgaagcaGATTTTaaaggaagaaattgacATTGTTAAGCAGATCCCAAATGAATTGGATAACTCATTTAAAGACTTTTTGATCGACAACAAGGTGGAAGTGACTGCCGTCGATGGAAGTTCCAATGTCGAATTGACCAAGCACCTTGCAAATggtgaaatcttgaaggttttCTTTGACATTGATGAGGTGACCGATATCCCTGTTGACGAGTTGGCTAacgaagaaggagaagtcAAGGAAGTGGACTTTGACGAGTCCATTTCCAACGTCGATTCATTGTTATGCTCAatcaaggtgttggtggccaaACCCACTGGAGAAGgattgtttttgaacttgtttttgcaaTCGTCCGAGTCTGCGTTCTTGGTGGACTTTATCACCCACAAGCCAGACGcctccaagtttttggaagAAGCCAGAAAGGGTgacttcttggacaaggTACAATACCAAGGTCCCAGATTCAGTGAATTGGATGAGAGCATTCAAATTGGCTTTGAAAACTATTTGGAATCAATTGGGGTCAACCATGAATTGGCTGACTTCATTCTCAGCTTTTCtgagttgaaagaagagaacGAGTACAGACAATGGTTGGCCCGTGTCAGTAGTTTCTTTTAG
- the MAM33_2 gene encoding Mitochondrial acidic protein mam33 (COG:C; EggNog:ENOG503P2ZN) — translation MSTEASISYAALILADAGLEITSDNLVSIAKAAKADVDSVWADVFAKALEGKDLKDLLFSLAAAAPASGSAPAAAAGGAAEEAVAEVEEEAPEESDDDMGFGLFD, via the coding sequence ATGTCTACTGAAGCTTCTATTTCATACGCTGCATTGATCTTGGCTGACGCCGGATTAGAAATCACCTCCGACAACTTGGTGTCCATCGCCAAGGCCGCCAAAGCCGATGTCGACTCTGTTTGGGCCGATGTCTTTGCTAAGGCTTTGGAAGGtaaggacttgaaggatttgTTGTTCTCCTTGGCCGCTGCTGCCCCAGCCTCCGGTTCCGCCCcagctgctgctgctggtggagctgctgaagaagctgtCGCTgaagtcgaagaagaagcccCAGAAGAATCCGATGATGACATGGGATTCGGTTTGTTCGATTAG
- a CDS encoding uncharacterized protein (EggNog:ENOG503P2IJ; COG:S) has product MSSSTQMSFAQTYVLASKVRGKLTKDASNPKVSLRSLVVQANMLDNLMDHIASENSKRLDKLNRVKFELPKTQRQSDTSSPQYTTSIKEYEVSSDSDSDVELDDYDSDSDDYYYSSEEEEEEEDERSYTAVKVDLSTPMKLGTIQEESEVPGLSISDSEESDDEFDGSHFKASPSVIDHHSLFHNNKLHQHHHHRNDAIYSINEVF; this is encoded by the coding sequence ATGTCATCCTCTACTCAAATGTCTTTTGCCCAAACCTATGTATTGGCCTCCAAAGTGAGAGGCAAACTTACAAAGGATGCCTCCAATCCCAAAGTATCGTTAAGAAGCTTGGTGGTACAAGCCAACATGTTAGACAATTTGATGGACCATATCGCAAGTGAAAACTCCAAACGTCTAGACAAATTGAACAGAGTAAAGTTCGAACTTCCAAAGACTCAGCGTCAATCGGACACTTCATCGCCACAATATACCACTAGCATAAAAGAATATGAAGTGTCAAGTGATAGTGACTCAGACGTCGAATTGGATGACTACGATTCAGATTCGGACGACTACTACTACAGTTccgaggaagaagaagaagaggaggatGAACGTTCATACACGGCTGTTAAGGTGGATTTGTCCACACCCATGAAGCTTGGTACCATCCAAGAAGAGTCGGAAGTACCTGGGTTATCAATTTCCGACAGCGAAGAGAGTGACGACGAATTTGATGGCAGCCACTTCAAGGCGTCTCCCAGTGTGATCGACCACCATTCTTTGTtccacaacaacaagttgcatcaacaccatcaccacAGAAATGATGCTATATATTCGATCAACGAAGTGTTTTAA
- the msp1 gene encoding mitochondrial dynamin GTPase Msp1 (COG:U; BUSCO:EOG09260KUC; EggNog:ENOG503NUQI), with the protein MAAGGSYVAYKVEQASSYTSDKFSSLKDFTTNWLDKSSDFLKNFSDQNTTKTSGDEGGGNGGDGDTTTALGATAAAVAVSSDEQEDEDDEGELEEFELDEADEDDTNSQMLNLTKQMIEIRNIVSQVDDSNHLKLPSIVVIGSQSSGKSSVLESIVGHEFLPKGDNMVTKRPIELTLVNTPELKDTQVIEFPELRLKFDDFKSVQKMLVDLNMQVPSHECISDDPINVTIRSASIPDLSLVDLPGYIQVESADQPTELKQRIRGLCNKYLESPNIILAISAANVDLANSAALRAARLADPKGERTLGVITKLDLVDPSYANKILNNKKYPLRLGYVGVITKLPKSSSQSIFKKNPLSSHQSYLSQQNLEITYFNEHKSDFLNCIVSTKNLKKKLIRILEKTMTQNLKPTHFAIQKEFEETNYKFKVEFNDLPLTPQMYLANNLDLLKLSIKELSHNLSKKELKSLIKNELDQKILNLLAKTYWTIDDGHELKELSNAKEHDLYWDRRLDIISSSLTKSGIGRLTTNLITNVLLQEVDNLVNNTQLKNHQHTKKLIREVANQVLSSKYYSTADQVENCIKPFKYEIEIEDREWLASRENAISLLREEIKSCDDLFQDLKAHIGGRKLNQVMKYLNNMKSEIDFNPTEALGFSTTLIERGKMANFLQDRLSLLKMRYQFLKNNNKCKAKGNKVQCPEVYLDVINTKLTSTSILFLNVELLNDFYYNFPRELDVKFFNNLSIDQIEQLAKEDPKIEQHINLQKRKDLLQLALNKIESILAIKRLEH; encoded by the coding sequence ATGGCGGCAGGAGGCTCATACGTTGCGTACAAGGTCGAACAAGCGTCCTCCTATACGCTGGACAAGTTTTCGTCGCTCAAGGACTTTACCACCAACTGGTTGGATAAATCGTCTGATTTCCTCAAGAATTTCCTGGACcaaaacaccaccaagacGAGCGGTGATGAAGGTGGAGGTAACGGCGGTGACGGCGACACCACAACTGCGTTGGGTGCCACGGCGGCCGCCGTGGCCGTGTCATCAGATGAACAggaagatgaggatgacGAAGGcgagttggaagagtttgagTTAGACGAAGCCGACGAGGATGATACCAACTCCCAAATGCTTAATTTGACAAAACAAATGATCGAAATCAGGAATATTGTTTCGCAGGTTGATGACTCCAACCACTTGAAATTGCCTTCCATTGTGGTGATTGGATCTCAGTCAAGTGGTAAGTCTTCTGTGTTAGAAAGCATTGTGGGCCATGAGTTCTTACCCAAAGGTGATAATATGGTCACCAAGAGACCCATCGAATTGACTTTGGTAAACACTCCTGAGCTCAAGGACACCCAGGTGATTGAGTTTCCAGAGTTAAGATTGaagtttgatgatttcaaactgGTGCAGAAGATGTTAGTCGATTTGAACATGCAAGTTCCCAGCCATGAGTGTATAAGTGATGATCCCATCAATGTCACTATTAGGCTGGCAAGCATTCCGGACTTATCATTGGTTGATTTACCTGGTTATATCCAAGTGGAGAGCGCAGATCAACCCACAGAGTTGAAACAGAGAATCAGAGGTTTGTGcaacaagtacttggaatCTCCCAATATAATATTGGCCATCAGTGCGGCCAATGTcgacttggccaactcgGCGGCGTTAAGAGCAGCTCGGTTGGCTGACCCAAAGGGTGAAAGAACTTTGGGAGTCATCACtaagttggacttggtggacCCCCTGTACGCCAATAAGATTTTGAATAACAAAAAGTATCCCTTGAGACTCGGGTACGTGGGTgttatcaccaagttgccCAAATCTTCCAGCCAATcgatcttcaagaagaatccaTTGTCCAGCCACCAATCATATTTGAGTCAACAAAACCTCGAGATTACTTACTTCAACGAGCATAAGTCAGACTTCCTCAACTGCATTGTGTCGActaagaacttgaagaagaaattgattAGGATCTTGGAGAAGACAATGACtcagaacttgaaacctACTCACTTTGCCATCCAgaaagagtttgaagaaacaaaCTACAAATTCAAGGTGGAGTTTAATGACTTGCCTTTGACTCCACAGATGTATCTAGCCAACAATcttgacttgttgaagttgtccatcaaagaattaAGCCACAACCTCTccaagaaggaattgaagtcaTTGATAAAGAACGAGTTGGAtcaaaagatcttgaaccTACTTGCGAAAACTTACTGGACAATTGATGATGGCCACGAATTAAAAGAACTAAGCAATGCCAAAGAGCACGACCTTTATTGGGATCGAAGACTAGACATTATCAGCTCCAGTTTAACCAAATCAGGAATTGGAAGGTTAACCACCAACTTAATTACCAACGTGTTATTACAGGAAGTTGATAACTTGGTTAATAATACTCAATTAAAGAACCATCAGCACACCAAGAAACTCATCAGAGAGGTGGCTAATCAAGTATTGAGCTCTAAATACTATTCAACTGCCGACCAGGTGGAGAATTGTATTAAGCCCTTCAAGTATGAGATCGAAATTGAAGACAGGGAATGGTTGGCATCCAGAGAGAATGCCATCAGCTTGTTAAGAGAAGAGATCAAGAGTTGCGATGATTTGTTCCAGGATTTGAAAGCTCATATTGGCGGTAGAAAGTTAAACCAAGTGATGAAGTATTTAAATAATATGAAATCTGAAATCGATTTCAACCCAACCGAAGCTTTGGGATTCTCTACAACCTTGATAGAGAGAGGAAAGATGGCCAATTTCTTGCAGGATAGACTTTCtctcttgaagatgagatatcaattcttgaagaacaacaataaGTGTAAGGCAAAGGGAAACAAAGTCCAGTGTCCCGAAGTTTATCTTGATGTGATTAATACGAAATTGACTTCGACCTCGATTTTGTTCTTAAATGTTGAGTTATTGAATGATTTCTATTATAACTTCCCCAGAGAACTTGAtgtcaagttcttcaacaatttgtCGATTGACCAAATTGAGCAGTTGGCCAAGGAGGATCCAAAAATCGAGCAGCACATCAACTTGCAGAAACGTAAGGACTTGTTGCAACTTGCCTTGAACAAGATCGAGTCCATTTTGGCCATCAAGAGACTTGAACATTGA